A window of Costertonia aggregata contains these coding sequences:
- a CDS encoding AAA family ATPase: MKILIFGASGSGTTTIGKEFAKRTGYAHLDADDYYWKKTDPPFRVKIPLAERNTKLKADFNNNKNVVLSGSMVSWGKEWETSFDLVVFIELDSEERIQRLRQRERERYGSRLLSDEQIKRNSEDFLNWAKQYENPDFEGRSLKVHNNWIGLLNCRVMRIDGCLELNEKLEKILSNLNAI; this comes from the coding sequence ATGAAAATTCTAATATTCGGCGCATCTGGTTCCGGTACAACAACAATAGGAAAAGAATTCGCTAAAAGAACAGGCTATGCCCATTTAGATGCCGATGATTACTACTGGAAGAAAACCGACCCGCCATTTCGAGTAAAAATTCCCTTAGCCGAGCGCAATACAAAACTAAAGGCGGATTTTAACAATAATAAAAATGTAGTATTGAGCGGGTCAATGGTAAGCTGGGGAAAGGAATGGGAAACTTCTTTTGATTTGGTTGTTTTTATCGAATTGGATAGTGAAGAACGAATACAAAGATTAAGACAACGAGAAAGGGAACGTTATGGTAGTCGGCTATTAAGTGATGAACAAATCAAGCGAAATTCTGAGGACTTTTTGAACTGGGCGAAACAATATGAAAATCCTGATTTTGAAGGAAGATCACTTAAGGTTCATAATAACTGGATAGGGCTACTAAATTGCCGAGTGATGAGAATTGATGGGTGTTTAGAGTTAAACGAAAAACTTGAAAAGATTCTGAGTAATCTCAATGCTATATGA
- a CDS encoding ArsR/SmtB family transcription factor, which translates to MESNHFISVTSLLCEPSRAKILWNLLDGRAYTASELALTADLSASSVSNHLSKLLKGNIVKVDVQGRHRYFSFANAEVAYVVESLASLANKSSATTLDEPPKIGVRYCRTCYDHLAGYVGVKMTDTLVERGFLIPSENIYSVTETGWKWLSLLDISKVSFVESRRPLTRQCLDWSERRVHLAGHLGAVLLEKMLQKNWLKKVEFSREVIITSKGSKNLYNSLGVLLK; encoded by the coding sequence GTGGAAAGCAACCATTTTATTTCAGTCACCTCATTACTCTGTGAACCTTCAAGAGCTAAAATTCTGTGGAACTTGCTTGACGGACGTGCATACACAGCAAGCGAACTAGCACTGACCGCTGATTTATCTGCAAGTTCTGTTAGCAACCATTTGTCTAAATTACTCAAGGGTAATATTGTAAAAGTGGATGTTCAGGGAAGACACAGATACTTCTCTTTTGCAAATGCCGAAGTTGCTTATGTAGTTGAATCATTGGCAAGTTTAGCTAATAAATCGTCAGCTACCACATTGGATGAGCCACCTAAAATTGGTGTGAGGTATTGCCGTACCTGTTATGACCATCTTGCAGGTTATGTTGGCGTGAAAATGACCGACACTTTGGTTGAAAGAGGATTTTTAATCCCTTCTGAAAACATATATTCTGTCACTGAAACAGGATGGAAATGGTTGTCGTTGCTAGATATTTCAAAAGTAAGTTTTGTAGAAAGTCGCCGACCGTTAACACGACAATGTCTCGATTGGTCAGAACGTAGAGTACATCTCGCCGGACATTTAGGTGCAGTTCTTTTAGAGAAAATGCTACAGAAAAACTGGCTAAAAAAGGTTGAATTTTCAAGAGAGGTCATTATTACATCAAAAGGCAGCAAGAATCTATATAATTCCTTGGGTGTCCTACTAAAGTAA
- a CDS encoding amino acid-binding ACT domain-containing protein: MKDIEILLGNKPGQLALMGETLGKNKISLEGGGVFNNGKNSVAHFLVEDAERAKKELENAGIKVIKTSDVIIQKLRQDVPGQLGAFCRELADANVNILTQYSDHSNQLIVVVDKYEEGKRISEAWMKKWWNNDDYVI, translated from the coding sequence ATGAAAGACATAGAAATTTTATTAGGGAATAAGCCCGGACAATTGGCCCTTATGGGCGAGACTTTAGGAAAAAACAAAATCAGTCTTGAAGGTGGTGGGGTTTTCAACAATGGAAAGAATAGCGTAGCCCATTTTTTGGTGGAGGATGCCGAAAGGGCAAAAAAAGAACTAGAAAATGCTGGAATCAAAGTCATAAAAACAAGTGATGTAATCATCCAGAAACTTAGACAGGATGTACCTGGTCAGTTAGGTGCTTTTTGCAGAGAGCTCGCAGATGCCAATGTTAATATTCTGACACAGTACAGCGACCATTCCAATCAATTGATTGTAGTTGTTGATAAGTATGAGGAAGGAAAACGTATTTCTGAAGCGTGGATGAAAAAATGGTGGAACAACGATGATTACGTGATATGA
- a CDS encoding OsmC family protein, with protein sequence MKKQHNYSATIEWTGNLGRGTLNYRAFERSHSVSVEGKPYMLCSSDPAFRGDNTKYNPEELLLASLSSCHMLWYLHLCAENGIVVTDYVDKAKGTMLESVDGSGRFETVNLYPKVTVLEKSMIKKAEILHKKANEMCFIANSVNFEVFHHPKISIEE encoded by the coding sequence ATGAAAAAACAACATAATTATTCAGCTACCATTGAATGGACAGGAAATTTAGGCCGAGGTACTTTAAATTATCGGGCATTTGAAAGAAGCCATAGTGTTTCAGTAGAAGGCAAACCATATATGTTGTGTTCCTCAGACCCAGCCTTTAGAGGCGATAATACAAAGTATAATCCTGAAGAACTTTTGCTGGCCTCTCTATCATCGTGCCATATGTTATGGTATTTGCATCTGTGCGCTGAAAATGGTATTGTAGTAACCGATTATGTTGATAAAGCAAAAGGGACAATGCTTGAAAGTGTGGATGGAAGCGGTCGTTTTGAGACAGTCAACTTATACCCGAAAGTAACTGTTCTCGAGAAGTCTATGATAAAAAAAGCAGAAATACTTCATAAGAAAGCGAATGAAATGTGTTTCATCGCTAACTCAGTAAATTTTGAAGTGTTTCATCATCCCAAGATTTCGATAGAGGAATAA
- a CDS encoding DUF6326 family protein produces MLENPKVNIKIKLAALWASVTFCYLYGDYFELYTPEKVDSLITGQNILDSPTKLLVASIILAISSVMVAASVLLKPKINRILNIVFGSFFTLMMLFIGFNSMTEWYSFYVFLAFVESILTFLIVWYAIKWPKQHDNG; encoded by the coding sequence ATGTTAGAAAACCCAAAAGTCAACATCAAAATCAAATTGGCAGCCCTTTGGGCATCTGTGACCTTTTGCTATCTCTATGGCGACTACTTTGAACTTTATACACCTGAAAAGGTGGATAGTCTTATTACTGGACAGAATATATTAGACAGTCCAACAAAACTATTGGTAGCTTCCATTATTCTGGCCATCTCTTCTGTAATGGTGGCGGCATCTGTTCTTTTAAAACCTAAAATCAACCGAATCTTGAACATCGTTTTCGGAAGTTTCTTTACGCTGATGATGCTCTTTATTGGATTCAACTCAATGACCGAATGGTATAGTTTCTATGTGTTTCTGGCCTTTGTGGAAAGCATCCTTACCTTTTTGATTGTTTGGTATGCCATTAAATGGCCAAAACAGCACGACAATGGATAA
- a CDS encoding DUF4386 domain-containing protein: MDKEKAARNKTARLGGLLYLLLVICGLVYLVYVPSQLIVWDNAETTLVNIQKSEGLFKIGILVAICSFIIFMLLPLALYRLLSQVNKKVAFLMVLFAVVSVPISFVNILNKFTILDLVQKSKGSGIIDVIPADQVLFHLEQYSNGLEVLQVFWGLWLLPFGYLVYKSGFLPKLLGVLLMAGCFGYLVTFTGGFLVEDFSKTTLSSIIGIPAALGEIGIALWLLIFGTNNIGYKKN; this comes from the coding sequence ATGGATAAAGAAAAAGCAGCAAGAAACAAAACAGCACGTCTGGGTGGATTGCTCTATTTGCTTCTCGTCATTTGTGGTTTGGTTTATCTGGTATATGTACCGTCACAATTGATTGTTTGGGATAATGCCGAAACTACATTGGTTAACATCCAGAAATCCGAGGGTTTATTCAAGATTGGAATCCTTGTGGCCATTTGTTCATTTATCATCTTTATGTTATTGCCATTGGCTTTGTATAGATTATTGAGTCAGGTAAACAAAAAAGTCGCATTTTTAATGGTGCTGTTTGCGGTGGTCAGCGTGCCCATTTCTTTTGTAAATATTTTGAACAAATTCACGATATTGGACTTAGTTCAGAAATCTAAAGGTTCGGGTATTATTGACGTAATCCCGGCAGACCAGGTACTATTCCATCTTGAGCAGTACAGCAACGGACTTGAGGTGTTGCAGGTTTTCTGGGGACTTTGGCTTTTGCCTTTTGGATATTTGGTCTATAAATCGGGTTTTCTTCCAAAACTGCTCGGTGTATTGTTGATGGCAGGATGCTTTGGCTACTTGGTAACTTTTACTGGTGGATTTTTAGTTGAGGACTTCTCAAAAACAACTCTTTCGAGCATCATAGGTATTCCCGCTGCTCTTGGGGAAATTGGGATTGCGTTATGGCTTCTTATTTTCGGGACGAATAATATAGGGTATAAGAAAAATTAG